The genomic DNA GTCAGCAACGACAGCATAAGCAGATGTGCGGCACAGCGGGCAGGGGCCTTCGGTGCTCTGGGTCGGTTTATTCCCGTAGATGAGGTTTCGCGACATCAGGATTTGGTTATCTAGAGTTTTATTCGAAGACTGTCGTCATAGGAGCTATCCTTCGAGATAGAATTCTTTGCCCAGATATTTGGCCTTGAGAGCTGTTGCCGTGGCAACGCTTGACCCCTGAATCCCTTGAGATTCCCATATATAAACAaatcatccttcttctctttgttGTTTGAATTCATTGATTGTTCTATCATTTTGCTAAGAGCGTCGTATCATGATCACCAATTATTTGCCAAAGCACACACATGAAACCCCCTTTTCGAATCGTAAAGCCCACCCATTATCCACCCTGATTAAAACACCTTTCTAAAACCCCGTGTCCGATAGCCCAATTAATCCAAAGTAAAACGCCAGCCCGCCTGTTCTGGCATATCTGAAAATCAAAAATCAAAATCGTAAATAAGGAAAATCGTCCTCACCCCTATGCcaccgccccagcagccctCAAGGTCTCTGGGTTTAGTCTTTTCCAGCTGAAGAAAAAACTCAAAACAAAGGAAAGTCCAACGGCTCCAATGGCAATCGCTAATGCTGTTTTGATTCCGGCCATGTAGGCGATCAAAATCCCCGGTACTTGCTCCGCGGGGAAAACGGTCCTGATCGCGGTGGCGCCTGTGCCCAAGACTGCAAGTGCGTTGACATCAGGCGCTGAGATGGCCAGTTCCTTCATGAGCTCGTTGACAAAGGCGGATTGACCAGCCGAGACCCAGAAGGCACCACCAACTGTTTGGAAGACTGCACCAAAAGTGTTAGCGTGAGAAACAGAGACAAAAAGGGGTATATTCACAAAGAACGATAGCAGTGACACTGCTCAAATCGTCAATCTCGGCCGTCGCCTggctgacgatgatgggaatTTGGAACGCACTCCCCCACGCAATACCTCCCAGGATTTGATATCCAATCCACATGCCCGCCGATGACCTAATGTCAAGTGTGTACAACAGACCAGCCGCCACGGTAGCCAGCGCTGCCCCTACCACCGCTAAAGGTGTAGCATACCCCGTCGCCGAaaccgcccctcctcccacgaTCGTCGCTACTGTGACCGACAGAATCAGCGGCAGGTTTTTCACCCCTGATTCCGTCGGTGTAGCATTGCCGATACTTTGGAAGTAAATCGGCAGGTAATAAATGATGATGAAATAACTCCCGGCAAACAGTAACGAAAACATGCTGCAAACCCACACCTGCCTCTGCACGAATAGCCTTGGTACGATCATGGACCTCTCCCCATTATACCACTCCCAGACACCAAACGCGATGGAAATCATGACGAATCCAACCAACAGTCCAACGACCTTCCGGTGATGCCATGCAAGTGTCTGCCCGCCATATTGCAGCGCAAGAATGTATGTGATGACACCGGCCATGATGAGTGCCGTGCCAACGGGGTCCAACTGCAaaagcttctccttgagagTCGCCTCCGCCGGCTTGCATCCCGCTGGGGTCCGGaacaagaagatgatgatcagCGCCGACAGTCCGCCAATGGGCAAGTTGATGTAGAAGCACCATCTCCACGTCACCCTATCCGCAAATGCGCCTCCAATCAGCGGTccaacaacggcagcaacaccatAGGCCGTGCCAATAATGCCGGTGAAGACTGGTCGCTTTTTCGGCTCGGCGGAAAAGGCGATGAGGGTGTATGCTCCGGAGCCGATACCAGCCGCTCCCACCCCGGCAACAGCACGGCCAATGATTAGAGTAGGTGAATTGGGTGCCACGCCACAGATCAATGACCCAAGCTcaaagatgaagatggagatgaggtAAGAGATCTTGAGCGGAAAATACTTGAACACCTTGCCCCACGAGGATTGGAACCCGCCGACAGTCATGAAGAAAGCTGCGCCGTACCAGGCTACGTCTTCGAGGCCGTTGAACTCGTCGGTGATCTTTGGAATGGCGGTTGCTACTATTGTCTGTTTGACGAGTTAGCATCACTGACAAAGGCACAGTGTGTGGATCGAAAACTGACCATGTCGAGAGAAACGAGAAAGACGCTGAGAACCAAGGCGATGATGATACAAGCAAACGTCCATCCTGTTGGATACTCTGTTGGCGGCACATGTAATGACTTCCCTCGGCTCCTGTATTTCTCTGACAGACGTCCCAGGTTGGTGGATGAGTTTGGTGTGGAACCACTGCTGAGGTAAGCGTGATAGCGATTTCTTGGAGTAGCTGGAGTTTCGAGATCGAAGAGGGATGATGCCGAGTTTTGCGATGCCAGGGGCCCATGTGCGTGTGTGTAGGCACTATAAGGTgccatggtggtgtttgaaCGAGCGACAGACAGCCAAAATGAGGGGAGGATTTCTAAAAGACTGGACAATTCACCACAGGTGGCTAGGAGAGAGCGAAAGACAAGGCAATGTGACAAGACTTGGCGAGGAGCAAGTGATGCCGATTACCGAGTGGTAAGACGAAAGGGCCTGGGAATCCTTTATGTTCATGATGTCCTAGATGGGAATCCACACTGCACGTACATGCAAGACACCGATTCCGTGGCAGCGATTCTCCGGGAAGGCGTTCTCGGCGGCAACATCTCAGAGATTACCTCGTCCACTGTGACTACAGTGCCGCGCGAAGAGAGGATGGTTCCCAGGTGCAGAAACGCGCACCACATCTGCCGAGAGGTGCATTTTCGATGCGCATACCAGCAGCTACCTGCTTCATCTGTACTTGGAAGATTCCGCAGCCGATGACGAGATGTATTCGGGTCGGGTTTCATCAGGGACTCAACCCTGGTGCAGGAGTAGGCGCCGGACATTAAATCGGGGTGCGGTTTGTCTGCAGAACACCGCTATTTTAGTGCGAGTATAAGCCAGACACCACAAGAAAGTGCAGAGCATCTCACCTTGCAATTGGTGATGCGCTGCAGCGTTGCCGAGGCCACACATACTTTCTTGAAAATATTTGTGGCAACATTAGAAGGTGGATGCATTTGCCTGGAAGATAGAGACCTGCACCTTCCCTTTCCTATTCATAGACATGCATGCACCTTCCATCTCTGCAACCCAGCTACTTGTACTAATTACTCAGCTCATGTGATCAATGAGGACCCTCCTCATGCAACTTTTCTTTCATCAGTTTCCTTCATGTTCAAGTGTTCCTATTTTCATCCATCTTATCCAGcatctcaccatcaacccgaATATCGGCATTCACACCGCTGCAGTCAACTCCTTACCAAATCGGTCTTCATGTTCATCTCAAGATGTCAACCGATAATTGATCACACGTCTTCTTCTGAAGAGAACCCACATGAGCGTGTTGAAAATCTGAGGTGGAAATCAAACACAATAAATTCAATCTAACCAAATTACGTATACCCTTCGATCACTCTATTCCATCCCAGCTTTGTGTTCTTCCACTCATCAAGTCTCTTTCCACCCGAATAAGTTCACTGACCAAGCTCTTATCAGAAaccatccaccccccaccacccacacctcACTCATAGATCACATTAGCCACAATGGCGAACTCAGTCCTGATCGGCCGACTCGgctccccaacaacagcagtcgcctgtccaacaacagcagtcGGCTCCCCAACAACGGCAGTCGCCTGTTCGACTTTTACAACATTGTCACCGTTCACGGCCGTGTTCTGTCTCGCCCGAATAGCAGTGATAAACCCATCAGCTACCTGGAAAACAGGCACCTCGGTCACAACCGGCGCCGAAACTGGAGTATCCGGAATCTGGGTACCAATTACCACAGAGGGGACATTCGGAATGGCGGTATCGATCGGTGCCGGAGGAGCGTCGGGAATAGCGGTACTGATTGGTGCCGGAGGAGCATCGAAGATAGCGGTAGGAACTGGTGCCGGAGGAGCATCGAGGATAGCGGTGCTAATTGGCACTGGGGGCGCTtcgggaatgggaatggcgGTATCAACAGGCTGAGGCGCCTCGTCGACGGGAAAGGCTGTGCTCTCAGCCTGGCGACGTTCAACTTGGCGCTGTTGGAGGCCGTCGATAATGTCGATGAGGTCTCCCAACTCATATGTTTGTCTTTTGGCAGGGCTGGAACCGAATCTCCCACGAGACACATCATTCGGACCGGGGATTGTACCACCACCTACACGGTAGGTCCTAGTGTCCAAGGGCGAGTCATCCCTCTTCGCAGGGCTAGCGCCGAATCTACCGCGAGAGACGCCGTCCTGGCTTGGAATACCGTTGCCGCCACGGTAGGCTCTCTCAGAAAGCTGGGTGGAAGCCAGGCCAGGCTCTGCCGGCAGGGCTCGTGCCTGGGCAGCGTGGACGTCGAgcgcggcgaggaggaggatgcagttggagatggtgagcttCATGTTTTCAAAAGGATGAAAGATCAAGTGGAAGTAGATCAGACAATGGATAGCAGGTAATAAGGATTGGAATCTCAGGCCGGCCTGAAGTAGTGAAGTTTTTGTGTAGAGTGTTTGATTGCTCGGATGAAGATGCTGTTCAGTTTGATGTTGACACTTCACTTGTTGGAACACAGCCTTATATACATTTTCAAATACAATGATCGCTCGAAATCTTTTTTACATGACAATAGGCAACAGTTCCGGAATTCAACCTTCCCGATAGTTACTTTGTCTGTCTTGGGAGTCAAAACTGGCCAGACGGGAAAATCAACGGCAAACATTTGACACGATTCATCATGCAGTTGACAGGAGAATTCAAGGCCTACGGTAAAAGTCTCAAGTCATCTATGTTTGCCTCCTAGGTGCATAATGCACTAGTTGTGGTCGTCTAGATCTGAATGTAAATCCCGGCAGTAGTAGGCCACATAGAGGGGTCAGTCTTGACTTAGCATCGCCTCACTACTACGTTTTCCTTCAACTATGACCAAATGTTTGTACGTCAAGAAGAAATTTACCGACGGGGAGTTCTAATGGTCTGATGTAGATCGACCCATGTCGGCTCGTGAATATCGAACTTTAATGAAACCGGGGAGTGGGAAATATCGGCCATGTTCGCGGCCCAGTTGCCTATCCCCTATAATTATTGTTAAGTCATTTGATCCAAGGTAAGTAATATTCTTTGTTTCGAGTTGCAAAGTGAAGTTATTGTGTAAATTCCCAATCTTTTGGACTTTCTGCTACACTGACAATATCAACAATGAGGACTGAATCCTGtcccatccccaacgccACGCTGCTAACATGACCGACAACACCTACTTTTTTTCTACCCATTCCCCCACCATTCCACAAACAACTTGCCCTCCTAGAAAACTTCTTATCTTTCTTTACGCCAAAAGCCTACTCCTTCTTCGGCCTCTTActatcccccccctccagcccattcacctccccctccccagccccatcctcatccatcctATGAACCGTCCCcgccccaccacccaacatcgACTcactcaacacccacccaccaccctcccccccagcattatcatccccctcccccccaccaatccagttcccctcctcatcaagaaACTCGTGCACATTCTCCGCCGTAATCCACCCCGAACTCCCCGGCATAGCAGCCGgcaaccccccatccctcgCACCGGCAAAAACCCCGCtaaacccctccaccgcctccccctcgaAAATAATCCGCgccccatcttcatcctcttcctcatcctcatccccttcccccttggGGTCAGGGTTAAGGTTAGAACAGTCGGAAATAGCCTCAAACAACCTCTCCGTCTCCGTctttggcctcctccccccaaccgtCACTTCTTCCTCCCGTTTCTGGGAAGCGGGAATAAGCGTCAGCTCGACCGCATCccactcatcatcccccgaCCCGCCCTCTGCGAGCTCAAGCTGGAGGTAGACGCTGCTGAACTCGCCTATTTTCTGCACGGCGTGGATGCTGATTTGGTGGTAGGGGATTGTCAGTCCGACTTCTGCCtgtggggagaagaggacgaggtttTGGGATGTGACGAAGACGTCGAGTGCTTGTTCGTaggttgttgggagggattcgggggagagggcgagggattcggggggggttggtcgggtggtgaggtcgagggggaagaaggggagttTGCCGagttgggtgggggaggtgagccaggctttggtggagggggagtggtggtggaggatgggtttggttggcgagaagaaggaggttggggtgtgGGATTGGTGGTCTGGGAGAGGGGTGTagtcggagagggaggggggggagcggatggtggtgagggacattttggcggttgtcgtcgtggtattggtgagggtggttttggtgttgtttggtttGCGCTGGTCAAAGTCGCGAATGTTGACTTTGGGGAACGCTCGCTGGCAAGGTGGGGAGCTAGCTGGTTtaagctgctggagctgtcAAATTTTGGCGGGGTCAAGCTTGCGTTATCGATAACCTTATTGAGACGTCCCTCTTTCGTCATGCGGCTTGTGTGGCCAGGAGGGTTCTCGCGTGGCCAACAGAAACTTTGGAGCAAACGCGTGGCACTTCGTACAAGAATCGTGTCAATTGATCACCTCGAGTTTTTTTAAACAGAAACAGAAATTGCCATCAAATTATCAAATAAACGCGGCGAATCATCACCATGCACGACAACCGTACGTCGTCCTCCGTCCTCAACTCTACGGAAACGCGCTGACTAACACCGCCATCCAAggctcccaccccttcctccaacaAGTCCCCCTCACCGTCTCCCCCTTTGTCAACCTCCCTACGGCAACCACGCTGCCATACACATACAAGCCCATGCCTtccgccctccccccatcagccTCGGGCATCACATCAGACTCGGCCGCTGGGGGCCCAGAACCGAAATATGTCGTCTCACCGTCTGGGCACGCGGCCCATCCAAACGATATTATCGCCTCTTGTCGAGCACTGCGAGATCACATTGCCAAACTCACGGCTGATGCCGAAACGGAGATCAAAGCGATAGATGAGAGGATAAAGGCTGCTGAGCTGgctgagaagaggaggctagCACCTGGTTGGCTGGATAGTGATGTAAGGGTTCTTCAGCCGGAGAGAAAGAGTGTTGCGCCTGATGGGTCTGGTATAGAGGGCTTTGGGCAGTTGAGTCTCGGGGAAGGTGGTCATGGGGAGGGAAATACTAGCCAACAGCAGCGAGGGCATGGGCCGGGAGGGGCGAGTGAGATGGCGGTGccggatgagggggaggagctggataGGGCTTTTGGGAAgcttgggatggggggcCCGAAGTGATGTTGGCTAGTTATGATACATGATATTGCTTGGATACGCAGCGTGATGATGCGAGGGAGGGTTCAAGGCTctaccctaaccctggcagcggtggtggagctACCCCAGAAAGTCCACAGCTTGGCATTGCTGCCTCTGTTGGACAGATCAGATACCCAAAAGTTGCTTCAAAATATTCTCAACATCAATTTTCTCTAAATATGCGCATCCACCCTCCTGTCCGTCATATCAAGAATTGATCAGCCCAAATTTCTGACGTCCAATATACCCAATCCGGTTAGCGCCATCAATTTACGTTCTGCTCCACTTCTCCAAAACCCGCCGCAGTCAAGTCGCAAAGTCGCGTCTCCCAAAGCTTGCCAAATTCTCGACCTTTtgcgacaacaccaccaccaccatcacaaccaccaataaaacaaccaaaaatgGGCCTCCCGCCCCGGCGcgccccttccccctccgaGTCCGGCTCCGAATCCGGCTCCGAATCCGGCTCCGGGTCAGAatcctccagcagcagcgaagACTCGGCCCCACGCAGACCCCTAATGGCCCGCCCAAAATTCATCCCAAAATCCCAACGCAACAAGACGCCCGCCCAGCTCGCCCGAGAGCAAGAATCGACTctggccgccgccgaggaagccGCGCGCAAAGCCGCCGCTGACGCGTTGGTAGAAGAACAAATCGCCAAGGACCTCCTGGCTCGGAAATCAGGAAAAAAAGCctgggacgacgacgacgatgaagagaATAAACTCGAGGTGGACGACACTGACGATCTGGATCCCGAGGCGGAGTATGCTGCTTGGAAGCTGAGGGAGTTGAAAAGACTGAaacgggagagggaggcgattgaggcaaaggagagggagctggctgaggtggagaggaggagggggttgactgaagaggagaggaaaaaggaggatgaggagcacTTGCGGAAACAGAaagaggaaagggaggggaaggggaaggtggggTTTATGCAAAAGTATTTCCATAAGGGGGCGTTTTATAACGATCAGGGGCTgaggcggggttggtggggagggatgtgATGGGGGCGAGGTTTGCGGATGAGGTTAGGAATCGGGAGTTGTTGCCTAAGGCTTTGCAGATGAGGGATATGACTAAAGtcgggaagaagggggcgaCGAAGTATAGGGatatgagggtgaggatACGGGGTCTTGGGGGGGATTagtgggggggggggacctgggaggttggatgatagggggttggatgagagGTTTCAGAGTGATGgtcgaggggggtggagggagagggagggaggggggaggggccgagggggtCGAATGCTGTTccgttgggggagaggagggagagggtgagggatgaggaCAGGTACAGAGATCGGGACAGGGATAGGAGGaggaatgatgatgatgatgatcggGAGAGGCATCGGAGGCAGGATGACAGTCGTGATCGGAGGCGGTCGAGGTCACGGTCACGATCTCCGAGACGGAAACGCTCGCCTTCACAGGAACGGGGGAGGGATCGGTATGATAGTGACAAGCGGAGGAAGATAGATGGCCGGTAGAAGCATCGCTTAAGTTGTTTATAGGAAGCAGTACATAATATGACAAACAAGGCCAGATCTTTTCACATGTTCAGGGCATTTTTGAGGGCCAACATTACTCTTGTTCAACTGCTCTCTAACCCAAgccctcctcaaatcctcgtaatctccaccctcgcccttTCAAAGATCTTGTGCGCCAACATCCCTCCCATCTGCTCTTGCTTCGCCAGATCAGGAGGGTAAACCGTCATCTTTGCATACGTCCCCgctcctctcctcttggAAAGATACCCC from Podospora pseudoanserina strain CBS 124.78 chromosome 2, whole genome shotgun sequence includes the following:
- a CDS encoding hypothetical protein (EggNog:ENOG503NUAW; COG:U), giving the protein MAPYSAYTHAHGPLASQNSASSLFDLETPATPRNRYHAYLSSGSTPNSSTNLGRLSEKYRSRGKSLHVPPTEYPTGWTFACIIIALVLSVFLVSLDMTIVATAIPKITDEFNGLEDVAWYGAAFFMTVGGFQSSWGKVFKYFPLKISYLISIFIFELGSLICGVAPNSPTLIIGRAVAGVGAAGIGSGAYTLIAFSAEPKKRPVFTGIIGTAYGVAAVVGPLIGGAFADRVTWRWCFYINLPIGGLSALIIIFLFRTPAGCKPAEATLKEKLLQLDPVGTALIMAGVITYILALQYGGQTLAWHHRKVVGLLVGFVMISIAFGVWEWYNGERSMIVPRLFVQRQVWVCSMFSLLFAGSYFIIIYYLPIYFQSIGNATPTESGVKNLPLILSVTVATIVGGGAVSATGYATPLAVVGAALATVAAGLLYTLDIRSSAGMWIGYQILGGIAWGSAFQIPIIVSQATAEIDDLSSVTAIVLFFQTVGGAFWVSAGQSAFVNELMKELAISAPDVNALAVLGTGATAIRTVFPAEQVPGILIAYMAGIKTALAIAIGAVGLSFVLSFFFSWKRLNPETLRAAGAVA
- a CDS encoding hypothetical protein (EggNog:ENOG503P456), whose product is MHDNRSHPFLQQVPLTVSPFVNLPTATTLPYTYKPMPSALPPSASGITSDSAAGGPEPKYVVSPSGHAAHPNDIIASCRALRDHIAKLTADAETEIKAIDERIKAAELAEKRRLAPGWLDSDVRVLQPERKSVAPDGSGIEGFGQLSLGEGGHGEGNTSQQQRGHGPGGASEMAVPDEGEELDRAFGKLGMGGPK
- a CDS encoding hypothetical protein (EggNog:ENOG503P2MQ; COG:S); translated protein: MSLTTIRSPPSLSDYTPLPDHQSHTPTSFFSPTKPILHHHSPSTKAWLTSPTQLGKLPFFPLDLTTRPTPPESLALSPESLPTTYEQALDVFVTSQNLVLFSPQAEVGLTIPYHQISIHAVQKIGEFSSVYLQLELAEGGSGDDEWDAVELTLIPASQKREEEVTVGGRRPKTETERLFEAISDCSNLNPDPKGEGDEDEEEDEDGARIIFEGEAVEGFSGVFAGARDGGLPAAMPGSSGWITAENVHEFLDEEGNWIGGGEGDDNAGGEGGGWVLSESMLGGGAGTVHRMDEDGAGEGEVNGLEGGDSKRPKKE
- a CDS encoding hypothetical protein (EggNog:ENOG503NZ8S; COG:Z) → MRIHPPTPAQLAREQESTLAAAEEAARKAAADALVEEQIAKDLLARKSGKKAWDDDDDEENKLEVDDTDDLDPEAEYAAWKLRELKRLKREREAIEAKERELAEVERRRGLTEEERKKEDEEHLRKQKEEREGKGKVGFMQKYFHKGAFYNDQGLRRGWWGGM